The DNA region GATGCCCTTGGCGGTGACGATCAGGTCCGGTTCGACGCCCTCGTGTTCGCAGGCGAACATCGCGCCGGTGCGGGCGAATCCGCTCTGCACCTCGTCGGCGATGAACACCACGTTGTTGGCGCGACACCAGTCCAGAAGTGCGCGCAGGAATCCCTCCGCGGGAACGATGAACCCGCCCTCACCCTGGACCGGTTCGATGATCACCGCGGCAAGGTTGTCGGCGCCGACCTGCTTGTCCATCACGGTGATGGCCCGCTTGGCCGCGACCTCGCCATCGGTGGCCATCTCCTTGCCGAATTCGGCGTCGCGGAACGGATAGGACATCGGGGCGCGGTAGACCTCGGGTGCGAACGGGCCGAACCCGTGCTTGTAGGGCATTGATTTGGCGGTCAGCGCCATCGTCAGGTTGGTGCGGCCGTGGTAGGCGTGATCGAACGAGACCACGGCCTGTTTGCGGGTGTAGGTCCTGGCGATCTTGATGGCGTTCTCGACGGCCTCGGACCCGGAGTTGAACAGCGCCGAGCGCTTCTCGCCGGTTCCGGGGGTCAGCCGGTTGAGTGCCTCGGCGACAGCGACGTACTTCTCGTAGGGGGTGACCATGAAACAGGTGTGGGTGAACTTGCCCGCCTGCTCGGCCACCGCTTCGACGACCCGTGGCGAGGAATTCCCGATCGTCGTGACCGCGATTCCCGATCCCAGGTCGATGAACCGGTTGCCGTCGACGTCCTCGACGATGCCGCCGTACGCGCGCGCCGCGTAGACGGGCATGGTGTTGCCGACCCCACGTGCCACCGCGGTGGTCTTGCGCTTGATCAACTCAGATGACCGCGGGCCCGGAATCTCGGTGGCGAGGTGGCGGCTCTGCTCGAGGGTGCTCAACTGGAGACCTCCTGGATGTCCTCTGGAAACGGGCGACGACGACTGCCGGCTGCGGTTCGAGCCTAGCCGCTGGAAGGTTCGATCCATCGATAACCTGGGCACCCTGTGCCGAGATCATCGGCGACGCCGGGCAACGGCAACGAATTTCGTTGTGGTGACGTCCGGATCCGCCCCTGCCGACGGTCCCGGAGCGGTCCAGGTGCCGCGATAGCCGACCCGGGGGGTCGGAAGTGACGGGCCGCAATGGCACACTGGTCGACAACTTCTTCATAGATGCGGCCCCGACCTCTGAGGTCGGGGGCCGTGACCGCGAGACCGATACGAAAGACAGTAACCGCCATGGATCTGGTCATCTTCCTTCCACTGCTCATCGTCATGGGCGCGTTCATGTACTTCGCCTCCCGCAAGCAGAAGAAGGCGATGCAGGCCACCATCGACCTGCACAACTCTCTCCAGATCGGTGATCAGGTCCACACCACGTCGGGTCTGCAGGGCACGATCACCAACATCGGCGACGACTATGTGGACCTGGAGATCGCCCCCGGCGTCGTCACCACCTGGATGAAGCTCGCCGTGCGAGACCGGATCGTCGACGACATCGAGGACGACGAGGACGAGGTGGCGGAGTCAGAATCTGAACCCATCTCGAAGGCCACCGAGATCACCGAAAGCCCCAACACCAAAGACTGACAGCTGATATCTCAGCTTCAGCACTTACCCTTTGCGTGCGTTGCCGCACCGAGCGGTACTGACGAACTGATCTCGAGGAGACTCTGACACGTGGCATCGTCTTCGACGCCGGTGCACCCTGCCCGCTACCTGGTTCTTTTTCTTGTGATGCTCATCGGCTCCTACCTGCTGGTGTTCCTCACCGGGGACAAGGAGCCCGATCCCAAACTGGGCATCGATCTGCAGGGCGGCACCCGGGTCACGCTGACCGCGCGCACCCCGGACGGCACACCGCCCACCCGGGATGCGCTGAACCAGGCGCAGCAGATCATCAGCGCCCGGGTCGACGGTCTCGGTGTCTCGGGCTCCGAGGTCATCATCGATGGCCAGAACCTCGTGATCACCGTGCCCGGCAACGACAGCAGCGAGGCCCGCAACCTGGGCCAGACCGCGCGCCTGTACATCCGGCCGGTGATCCACTCCATTCCCGCGGAAGGCGCCGAAGGCGCGCTGCCGCAGGAGGGCCCGGCGCCCGGCATGCCCCCCGGTGCGATCCCCGGCATGCCACCAGGTGCGATCCCGGGTGCCCCACCGGGTGCCGTTCCGGGGCTGCCGCCCGGCGCGATCCCAGGCGCACCCCCGGCCGACGCAACCCCGGCGCCGCAGCCGCGTCCTTTCCCTGAGCAGCCCGCTCCGAGTCCGTCGCCGAGTCCGAACCCGGGTCCAGCGCAGGAACCGGGCACTCCGCCCGGCCCGGGGACCGCACCCGCGATACCTCAGGGCGATCGCGACGTCCCGTTGGCCACCCGCATCCAGGACGAGAAGCGGCTGCGCCAGAGCGGTGAACAGGCGATCCAGATCCTCGCCATGCAGTTCCAGGCCACCCGTTGCGGCGAAGACGACGTTCTGGCCGGCAACGACGACCCGAACCTGCCTCTCGTGACGTGCTCGACCGACGGCCAGCAGGTCTATCTGCTGGACGCCTCGATCATCAGCGGTGAACAGATCGCCAACGCGACCTCCGGGATGGATCAGCAGCGCGGCGAGAACGTCGTCGACGTCGAGTTCGACAGCGAGGCCGGGGAGATCTGGGCGGACTTCACCGCCGCGAACGTCGGCACACAGACGGCGTTCGTCCTCGACTCGCAGGTGGTCAGCGCGCCCCAGATCCAGGAGGCCATCCCGGGTGGTCGCACGCAGATCACCGGACAGTTCACCGCGGACTCGGCGCGCGACCTGGCCAACGTGTTGAAGTACGGCTCGCTGCCATTGTCCTTCGAGTCCTCCGAGGCCGAAACCGTCTCGGCGACCCTGGGACTGTCCTCGCTGCGGGCAGGGCTGATCGCGGGTGCGGTGGGTCTGGCTGCAGTGCTGCTGTACTCCCTGCTCTACTACCGAGCACTCGGGCTGTTGGTCGCGCTGTCGCTGGTTGCCTCGGGCGCGATGGTTTTCTCGATCCTGGTGTTGCTCGGCAGATGGATCAACTACACGCTGGACCTTGCCGGTATCGCCGGTCTGATCATCGGTATCGGCATGACAGCCGACTCGTTCGTGGTGTTCTTCGAGCGAATAAAGGATGAGATCCGGGAAGGTCGGTCGTTCCGGTCCGCGGTGCCGCGAGGCTGGGCGCGGGCCCGCAAGACGATCCTGTCCGGCAACGCGGTCACCTTCCTGGCTGCTGCGGTGCTGTACTTCCTGGCGGTCGGCCAGGTGAAGGGTTTCGCCTTCACGCTGGGATTGACCACGATCCTCGACATCGTCGTTGTGTTCCTGGTGACTTGGCCGCTGGCCTACCTCGCGTCGAAGTCGACGACGATGGCCAAACCGTCGCTCAACGGGTTGGGAGCCGTCCAGCAGATCGCACGCGAACGCAAAGCGGCCGCACACGCCGCGGGACGGGGTTAGCAGATGGCGGCCAGACACAACCGCGACGCCACGTCCACCGAGGCCGACGCCTCCGACGCCGAATCCGTCGCCGAATCCGTCGCGGCGGATGCACCCCGGCACGGCTTCTTCGTCCGGCTCTACACCGGTACCGGCGCCTTCGAGGTCGTCGGCCGCCGCAAATTCTGGTACACCGTCAGTGCCGTCATCGTGGGCATTGCTCTCGGGGCAATGCTGTTGCGGGGCTTCACCTTCGGCATCGACTTCGAGGGCGGCACGAAGGTGTCGATGCCGCGCGGTGACAGTCAGGCCACAACACAACAGGTCGAGGCGGTCTTCAGCGAGGCGATCGGCCAGCCGCCCGAATCGGTGGTTGTCGTCGGTGCCGGGGACACCGCGACTTACCAGATCCGTTCGGAGACCCTGAGCAACGAGCAGACCGAAGAGCTCCGCACGGCCTTGTTCGACGCGTTCCAGCCCGTCGGCGCGGACGGTCAGCCGAGCACGCAGGCAATCAGCGACTCGGCGGTGTCGGAGACCTGGGGCGGTCAGATCACCCAGAAGGCACTGATCGCGCTGGTCGTGTTCCTGGTGCTGGCAGCCATCTACATCACCGTCCGCTACGAGCGGTACATGGCGATCGCCGCGCTCGCCACACTCATCTTCGACCTCGTGGTCACCGCCGGTGTCTACGCGCTCGTCGGTTTCGAGGTCACCCCCGCGACGGTCATCGGGTTGCTGACGATTCTGGGCTTCTCGCTCTACGACACCGTCATCGTGTTCGACAAGGTCGAGGAGAACACCGAGGGCTTCGAGCACACCACCCGCCGTACCTTCGCCGAACAGGCCAACCTGGCCGTCAACCAGACCTTCATGCGGTCGATCAACACCAGCCTGATCTCGGTGCTGCCGATCGTTGCGCTGATGGTGATCGCGGTGTGGTTGCTGGGCGTCGGCACGCTGATGGACCTCGCGTTGGTGCAGCTCGTCGGTGTCATCGTCGGGACCTACTCGTCGATCTTCTTCGCCACACCGCTGCTGGTCAGCCTGCGGGAACGCACTGACGTGGTGCGCAAGCACACCCGGAGGGTGCAGAACCGCCGCGAGACGGCGGCGGCCAAGGCTGCCGGCGCCGAGGGGCTCGAGGGCGACGACGACCGGGCGGAACCGGAGCCCGCGGCGGTCGCGGCACCGGCCCCCGCTGCTGCGATGCCGCCCGACAAGCCGGCACCCGGGGCCCGTCCCGTTCGGCCCTCGACGAGCAGGACCGGACGACCGTCGGGTAAGCGAAGCCCCGGAAAGCGCTAGGAGCGGTAGCTCCGATGACCAACCGGCTGATCCCGCGTCGCCTCACTGCGCTGTCTGCGGTGCTGGTGCTGATGGGCACTCTCGGGCTGACGTCGTGCGGGGACAGCGCGGCGGACTCGGTCGACTACGCCATCGACGGCGCTCTGATCAGCTACAACACCAACACCACCGACGGGGCCGCGTCGGGTGGGCCGCAGGCGTTCGCCCGGGTGTTGACAGGTTTCAACTACCACGGCCCGGACGGCCAGATCGTGGGCGACCACGATTTCGGCAGCATCGCCGTGGTGGGTCGGACGCCGCTGATCCTCGACTACGAGATCAAGCCCGAAGCCGTCTACTCCGACGGCAAGCCGATCACCTGCGACGACATGGTGCTGGCGTGGGCGTCGCAGTCGGGCAGGTTCACGTGGTTCGACGCCGCCAACCGGGCCGGTTACACCGATATCGCGAGCATCGACTGTGCGCCGGGACAGAAGAAAGCGCGGGTGTCCTTCGCCCCGGACCGCGCATTCACCGACTACGGCCAGCTGTTCGCCGCGACGTCGATGATGCCGTCGCATGTGATCGCCGATGTGCTCGGCCTCGGCGACGGTGGTGTGACGACGGCGTTGCTCAACAACGACGGTCCGGCGGTCGAGCGCATCGCCCAGGTCTGGAACTCCACCTGGGACCTGACCCCGGACCTGGACGTCAAACGGTTCCCGTCGTCGGGGCCCTACAAGCTGGAATCGGTGACCGACGAAGGCGCGGTCGTGCTGGTGGCCAACGACAAATGGTGGGGTGCCCCGCCGGTCACCGGCAGGGTCACCGTGTGGCCCCGCGGATCCGACATGCAGGACCGCGTCAACGAAGGTACCTACGACGTCGTCGATATCGCGACGGGGTCGTCGGGCACCCTCAACCTTCCCGACGACTACGTGCGAACCGATTCGCCCTCGGCTGGCGTCGAGCAGTTGATCTTCGCGCCGGCGGGTCCGTTGGCGGCGGTGCCTGCGCGTCGCGCCGTGGCGCTGTGCACCCCTCGTGACGTCATCGCGCGCAACGCCACTGTCCCGGTCTTCGACTCCAGGCTCAACAGTGCGACCGAGGACGCGTACGGAGTCGCCGAAACCACGCCGGAGGCTGCGGGGTTCGCCGTGGCCAACCCTGACGCCGCCCGCGACGCGCTCGGCAACCGGCCGCTGACCGTGCGGATCGGCTATCAATCGCCGAACGCCCGGCTCGCCGCCACGGTGGGATCCATCGCCCAGTCCTGCGAGCGGGCGGGGATCACCGTCGAGGACGTCGCAGCCGAGGACATCGGCCCGCAGTCGTTGCGCGACAACCAGATAGATGTGCTGATCGCAACCACCGGCGGAGCTGCCGGGAGCGGCTCGTCGGGGTCATCGGTGATGGACGCGTACAGCCTGCACAGCGGCAACGGCAACAACCTGCCGCGCTATGCCAACGAGCGCATCGACGGCATCATCTCGACCGTGGCGGTGGTCTCGGACCCCAAGGAGATGGCCCGACTGCTCGGCGAGGCCGGCCCGATCCTGTGGGCCGACATGCCGACGCTGCCGCTGTACCGTCAGCAGCGGACGCTGCTGACGTCGACGCAGATGTATGCGGTGAGCAGCAATCCGACGCGATGGGGTGCGGGGTGGAACATGGACCGTTGGAGGTTGAGCCAGTGAGCACAGGTGGGGTCGGGCAGATCATCGCGTCGCTGCTGCGGGAGGTGCCGGACTTCCCCGAACCAGGCATCCAGTTCAAGGATCTGACGCCGGTGCTGGCTGACGCCCGGGGTCTGGCCGAGGTCAGTGAGGCGATAGCGGAGATCGCCCGAGGGGCGGACCTGGTAGCCGGCGTCGACGCGCGGGGATTCCTGCTCGGCGGCGCCGTCGCGATGAAGCTCGGTATCGGCGTGCTCGCGGTGCGCAAGGGCGGCAAGCTCCCGCCGCCGGTGCACAGCGAGACCTACAGCCTCGAATACGGCACCGCGACGCTGGAGGTCCCCGCCGACGGGATCGACCTGGCAGGTCGCTCCATCGTCGTGATCGACGATGTGCTCGCGACCGGGGGGACCCTCGCCGCCACCAACAAGTTGCTGATCGCAGCCGGTGCGAACGTCACCGGGGCGGTGGTGATGCTCGAACTCGCCGCGCTGGGGGGCCGGGCGGTGCTGGAGCCGTTCCCGGTCACCAGCTTGTACACCGTCTGAGCGGATATCCTGCGAAGAGCACAGTCATCGGAGGCACGCATGGCCAGCGAGATCCACGCAGATCCCCGCTCGGGCCAGGCTGTGCAATCACCGTCGAGCGCGGGCGCCGCGAGCCCGGAAACCCAGCCGATGGAGATCCCCAAGCCGGATTCGTCCAAGGCGGCGACGAGCGCGTCGCGGCGGGTGCGGGCCCGTCTCGCCCGCCGGATGACCGCCCAGCGCAGCACGGTCAATCCGGTGCTCGAGCCGCTGGTCGCCGTCCATCGCGAGATCTACCCGAAAGCGGATCTGACCCTGCTGCAGCGAGCCTATGAGGTTGCCGAGCAGCGCCACGCCGACCAGTTGCGACGCTCCGGTGACCCCTACATCACCCACCCGCTGGCGGTGGCCAACATTCTGGCCGAGCTCGAGATGGACACCACCACGCTGATCGCCGCGCTCTTGCACGACACCGTCGAGGACACCGGCTACACCCTCGAAGCCCTGACCGAGGAGTTCGGCACCGAGGTGGGACATCTGGTCGACGGTGTCACCAAGCTGGACAAGGTGGCGCTGGGCACCGCTGCCGAGGGCGAGACCATCCGCAAGATGATCATCGCGATGGCACGGGATCCGCGGGTGCTGGTGATCAAGGTCGCCGACCGGCTGCACAACATGCGCACGATGCGCTTCCTGCCCCCGGAGAAGCAGGCACGCAAGGCTCGAGAGACTCTGGAAGTGATTGCGCCACTGGCGCATCGACTCGGGATGGCGACGGTCAAGTGGGAGCTCGAGGACCTGTCGTTTGCGATTCTGCATCCGAAGAAATACGAGGAGATCGTGCGTCTGGTCGCCGATCGGGCACCGTCGCGCGACATCTATCTGGCGAAGGTCCGTGCCGAGATCAACGCCACGCTGACCGCGTCGAAGATCAATGCGGTGGTGGAGGGCCGGCCCAAGCACTACTGGTCGATCTACCAGAAGATGATCGTCAAGGGGCGGGACTTCGACGACATCCACGACCTGGTGGGCGTGCGCATCCTGTGCGACGAGATCAGGGACTGCTACGCGGCGGTCGGCGTGGTGCATTCACTGTGGCAGCCCATGGCCGGACGTTTCAAGGACTACATCGCCCAACCGCGCTACGGCGTGTACCAGTCGCTGCACACCACAGTCGTGGGGCCGGAGGGCAAGCCACTCGAGGTGCAGATCCGCACCCGTGACATGCACCGCACCGCCGAGTACGGCATCGCGGCGCACTGGCGCTACAAAGAAGTCAAGGGACGCAACGGTTTGCCCAGTGGGCACGCGGCCGCCGAGATCGACGACATGGCCTGGATGCGCCAGCTACTGGACTGGCAGCGGGAGGCGGCCGACCCGGGAGAGTTCCTCGAGTCGCTGCGCTACGACCTTGCGGTGCAGGAGATCTTCGTGTTCACGCCCAAGGGCGACGTGATCACCCTGCCCGCCGGATCCACGCCGGTCGACTTCGCCTACGCGGTGCACACCGAGGTCGGTCACCGCTGCATCGGGGCCCGCGTCAACGGGCGGCTCGTGGCCTTGGAGCGCAAGCTCGAAAACGGCGAACTGGTGGAGATCTTCACCTCCAAAGCGCTCAATGCCGGGCCGTCGCGCGATTGGCAGACGTTCGTGGTGTCGCCTCGGGCGAAGGCCAAGATCCGGCAGTGGTTCGCCAAGGAGCGGCGCGAGGAAGCGCTCGAGGCCGGTAAGGACGCCA from Mycobacterium sp. DL includes:
- the gabT gene encoding 4-aminobutyrate--2-oxoglutarate transaminase; this encodes MSTLEQSRHLATEIPGPRSSELIKRKTTAVARGVGNTMPVYAARAYGGIVEDVDGNRFIDLGSGIAVTTIGNSSPRVVEAVAEQAGKFTHTCFMVTPYEKYVAVAEALNRLTPGTGEKRSALFNSGSEAVENAIKIARTYTRKQAVVSFDHAYHGRTNLTMALTAKSMPYKHGFGPFAPEVYRAPMSYPFRDAEFGKEMATDGEVAAKRAITVMDKQVGADNLAAVIIEPVQGEGGFIVPAEGFLRALLDWCRANNVVFIADEVQSGFARTGAMFACEHEGVEPDLIVTAKGIADGMPLSAVTGRAEIMDAPHVSGLGGTYGGNPVACAAALATIDTIEADGLVERAAHIESLMKDKLGRMQAEDDRIGDVRGRGAMIAVELVKSGTFDPDAELTKKLCAAAHQAGVIVLSCGTFGNVLRFLPPLTISDDLLLEGLDVISLILADL
- the yajC gene encoding preprotein translocase subunit YajC; translation: MDLVIFLPLLIVMGAFMYFASRKQKKAMQATIDLHNSLQIGDQVHTTSGLQGTITNIGDDYVDLEIAPGVVTTWMKLAVRDRIVDDIEDDEDEVAESESEPISKATEITESPNTKD
- the secD gene encoding protein translocase subunit SecD, whose translation is MASSSTPVHPARYLVLFLVMLIGSYLLVFLTGDKEPDPKLGIDLQGGTRVTLTARTPDGTPPTRDALNQAQQIISARVDGLGVSGSEVIIDGQNLVITVPGNDSSEARNLGQTARLYIRPVIHSIPAEGAEGALPQEGPAPGMPPGAIPGMPPGAIPGAPPGAVPGLPPGAIPGAPPADATPAPQPRPFPEQPAPSPSPSPNPGPAQEPGTPPGPGTAPAIPQGDRDVPLATRIQDEKRLRQSGEQAIQILAMQFQATRCGEDDVLAGNDDPNLPLVTCSTDGQQVYLLDASIISGEQIANATSGMDQQRGENVVDVEFDSEAGEIWADFTAANVGTQTAFVLDSQVVSAPQIQEAIPGGRTQITGQFTADSARDLANVLKYGSLPLSFESSEAETVSATLGLSSLRAGLIAGAVGLAAVLLYSLLYYRALGLLVALSLVASGAMVFSILVLLGRWINYTLDLAGIAGLIIGIGMTADSFVVFFERIKDEIREGRSFRSAVPRGWARARKTILSGNAVTFLAAAVLYFLAVGQVKGFAFTLGLTTILDIVVVFLVTWPLAYLASKSTTMAKPSLNGLGAVQQIARERKAAAHAAGRG
- the secF gene encoding protein translocase subunit SecF; protein product: MAARHNRDATSTEADASDAESVAESVAADAPRHGFFVRLYTGTGAFEVVGRRKFWYTVSAVIVGIALGAMLLRGFTFGIDFEGGTKVSMPRGDSQATTQQVEAVFSEAIGQPPESVVVVGAGDTATYQIRSETLSNEQTEELRTALFDAFQPVGADGQPSTQAISDSAVSETWGGQITQKALIALVVFLVLAAIYITVRYERYMAIAALATLIFDLVVTAGVYALVGFEVTPATVIGLLTILGFSLYDTVIVFDKVEENTEGFEHTTRRTFAEQANLAVNQTFMRSINTSLISVLPIVALMVIAVWLLGVGTLMDLALVQLVGVIVGTYSSIFFATPLLVSLRERTDVVRKHTRRVQNRRETAAAKAAGAEGLEGDDDRAEPEPAAVAAPAPAAAMPPDKPAPGARPVRPSTSRTGRPSGKRSPGKR
- a CDS encoding ABC transporter substrate-binding protein, with the translated sequence MTNRLIPRRLTALSAVLVLMGTLGLTSCGDSAADSVDYAIDGALISYNTNTTDGAASGGPQAFARVLTGFNYHGPDGQIVGDHDFGSIAVVGRTPLILDYEIKPEAVYSDGKPITCDDMVLAWASQSGRFTWFDAANRAGYTDIASIDCAPGQKKARVSFAPDRAFTDYGQLFAATSMMPSHVIADVLGLGDGGVTTALLNNDGPAVERIAQVWNSTWDLTPDLDVKRFPSSGPYKLESVTDEGAVVLVANDKWWGAPPVTGRVTVWPRGSDMQDRVNEGTYDVVDIATGSSGTLNLPDDYVRTDSPSAGVEQLIFAPAGPLAAVPARRAVALCTPRDVIARNATVPVFDSRLNSATEDAYGVAETTPEAAGFAVANPDAARDALGNRPLTVRIGYQSPNARLAATVGSIAQSCERAGITVEDVAAEDIGPQSLRDNQIDVLIATTGGAAGSGSSGSSVMDAYSLHSGNGNNLPRYANERIDGIISTVAVVSDPKEMARLLGEAGPILWADMPTLPLYRQQRTLLTSTQMYAVSSNPTRWGAGWNMDRWRLSQ
- a CDS encoding adenine phosphoribosyltransferase — translated: MGCGVEHGPLEVEPVSTGGVGQIIASLLREVPDFPEPGIQFKDLTPVLADARGLAEVSEAIAEIARGADLVAGVDARGFLLGGAVAMKLGIGVLAVRKGGKLPPPVHSETYSLEYGTATLEVPADGIDLAGRSIVVIDDVLATGGTLAATNKLLIAAGANVTGAVVMLELAALGGRAVLEPFPVTSLYTV
- a CDS encoding RelA/SpoT family protein, whose translation is MASEIHADPRSGQAVQSPSSAGAASPETQPMEIPKPDSSKAATSASRRVRARLARRMTAQRSTVNPVLEPLVAVHREIYPKADLTLLQRAYEVAEQRHADQLRRSGDPYITHPLAVANILAELEMDTTTLIAALLHDTVEDTGYTLEALTEEFGTEVGHLVDGVTKLDKVALGTAAEGETIRKMIIAMARDPRVLVIKVADRLHNMRTMRFLPPEKQARKARETLEVIAPLAHRLGMATVKWELEDLSFAILHPKKYEEIVRLVADRAPSRDIYLAKVRAEINATLTASKINAVVEGRPKHYWSIYQKMIVKGRDFDDIHDLVGVRILCDEIRDCYAAVGVVHSLWQPMAGRFKDYIAQPRYGVYQSLHTTVVGPEGKPLEVQIRTRDMHRTAEYGIAAHWRYKEVKGRNGLPSGHAAAEIDDMAWMRQLLDWQREAADPGEFLESLRYDLAVQEIFVFTPKGDVITLPAGSTPVDFAYAVHTEVGHRCIGARVNGRLVALERKLENGELVEIFTSKALNAGPSRDWQTFVVSPRAKAKIRQWFAKERREEALEAGKDAIAREVRRGGLPLQRLMTGDSMSALARELRYLDVSALYTAVGEGHVSARHVVQRLVAQLGGDDEAADEIAERSTPATMPMRQRSTDDVGVAVPGAPGVLTKLAKCCTPVPGDVIMGFVTRGGGVSVHRTDCTNATSLEQQSERIIDVQWAPSPSSVFLVAIQVEALDRHRLLSDVTRVLADEKVNILSASVTTSNDRVAISRFTFEMGDPKHLGHVLNVVRNVEGVFDVYRVTSAA